The Bubalus bubalis isolate 160015118507 breed Murrah chromosome 18, NDDB_SH_1, whole genome shotgun sequence genome contains a region encoding:
- the LOC102400904 gene encoding vomeronasal type-1 receptor 4-like, whose protein sequence is MASSFFIIGMIILTQTVIGILGNLSLLCSYIILHVMGNRLRSTDLILKHLIVANSLVLLCKGVPQTMTVFGWKHIRSDFGCKLLFFLHRVGRGVSIGSICLLSVFQVITISPWNSRWAVLKVTAPKYVVLSLFLCWILQMLVNVIFPFHITGKLSDKNITKEKDFGYCSSILTDKTKDALYAALLSLPDVLCLGLTLWASSSMVLILYKHKQQVQHIRRTDASSRSSPESRATKTILLLGSTFVYFYIVSSIFQVLLALFDQPSRFLVDISVIIAACFPTVSPFLLMSHYSSVQRLYFAWIRNAKSLLL, encoded by the coding sequence ATGGCCAGCAGCTTTTTCATAATAGGCATGATCATCTTAACACAGACCGTGATTGGAATCCTGGGGAATTTATCACTCCTTTGCAGTTATATCATCCTTCATGTCATGGGTAACAGGTTAAGGTCCACAGATTTGATCCTTAAGCACCTGATTGTAGCCAACTCCTTGGTCCTCCTCTGTAAAGGGGTCCCCCAGACAATGACAGTGTTTGGGTGGAAGCATATCCGTAGTGATTTTGGCTGcaaacttctcttctttctgcacagagtggggaggggagtgtcCATCGGTAGCATCTGCCTCTTGAGTGTCTTTCAGGTGATCACAATCAGTCCCTGGAACTCCAGGTGGGCAGTGCTGAAAGTAACAGCTCCCAAGTATGtggttctctctcttttcctgtgtTGGATCCTGCAAATGTTGGTAAATGtaatttttcctttccatatAACTGGCAAATTGAGTGACAAAAACATcacaaaggaaaaagattttGGCTACTGTTCTTCTATTCTCACTGACAAAACCAAAGACGCCTTGTATGCAGCATTGCTATCACTCCCTGATGTTTTATGTTTGGGGCTCACACTCTGGGCCAGCAGCTCCATGGTTCTCATCCTGTACAAACATAAGCAGCAAGTCCAGCACATTCGTAGGACCGACGCCTCCTCCAGGTCCTCCCCTGAGTCCAGAGCTACTAAAACCATCCTTCTCCTGGGGAGCACCTTTGTCTACTTTTATATTGTTTCCTCCATCTTTCAAGTACTTTTGGCTCTTTTTGATCAACCCAGCCGTTTCCTTGTGGACATCTCTGTAATCATTGCAGCGTGCTTCCCTACTGTCAGCCCCTTTCTGCTCATGAGCCATTACTCCAGTGTACAAAGGCTCTACTTTGCCTGGATAAGGAATGCAAAGTCCTTACTATTATGA